Part of the Plectropomus leopardus isolate mb chromosome 7, YSFRI_Pleo_2.0, whole genome shotgun sequence genome, NNNNNNNNNNNNNNNNNNNNNNNNNNNNNNNNNNNNNNNNNNNNNNNNNNNNNNNNNNNNNNNNNNNNNNNNNNNNNNNNNNNNNNNNNNNNNNNNNNNNNNNNNNNNNNNNNNNNNNNNNNNNNNNNNNNNNNNNNNNNNNNNNNNNNNNNNNNNNNNNNNNNNNNNNNNNNNNNNNNNNNNNNNNNNNNNNNNNNNNNNNNNNNNNNNNNNNNNNNNNNNNNNNNNNNNNNNNNNNNNNNNNNNNNNNNNNNNNNNNNNNNNNNNNNNNNNNNNNNNNNNNNNNNNNNNNNNNNNNNNNNNNNNNNNNNNNNNNNNNNNNNNNNNNNNNNNNNNNNNNNNNNNNNNNNNNNNNNNNNNNNNNNNNNNNNNNNNNNNNNNNNNNNNNNNNNNNNNNNNNNNNNNNNNNNNNNNNNNNNNNNNNNNNNNNNNNNNNNNNNNNNNNNNNNNNNNNNNNNNNNNNNNNNNNNNNNNNNNNNNNNNNNNNNNNNNNNNNNNNNNNNNNNNNNNNNNNNNNNNNNNNNNNNNNNNNNNNNNNNNNNNNNNNNNNNNNNNNNNNNNNNNNNNNNNNNNNNNNNNNNNNNNNNNNNNNNNNNNNNNNNNNNNNNNNNNNNNNNNNNNNNNNNNNNNNNNNNNNNNNNNNNNNNNNNNNNNNNNNNNNNNNNNNNNNNNNNNNNNNNNNNNNNNNNNNNNNNNNNNNNNNNNNNNNNNNNNNNNNNNNNNNNNNNNNNNNNNNNNNNNNNNNNNNNNNNNNNNNNNNNNNNNNNNNNNNNNNNNNNNNNNNNNNNNNNNNNNNNNNNNNNNNNNNNNNNNNNNNNNNNNNNNNNNNNNNNNNNNNNNNNNNNNNNNNNNNNNNNNNNNNNNNNNNNNNNNNNNNNNNNNNNNNNNNNNNNNNNNNNNNNNNNNNNNNNNNNNNNNNNNNNNNNNNNNNNNNNNNNNNNNNNNNNNNNNNNNNNNNNNNNNNNNNNNNNNNNNNNNNNNNNNNNNNNNNNNNNNNNNNNNNNNNNNNNNNNNNNNNNNNNNNNNNNNNNNNNNNNNNNNNNNNNNNNNNNNNNNNNNNNNNNNNNNNNNNNNNNNNNNNNNNNNNNNNNNNNNNNNNNNNNNNNNNNNNNNNNNNNNNNNNNNNNNNNNNNNNNNNNNNNNNNNNNNNNNNNNNNNNNNNNNNNNNNNNNNNNNNNNNNNNNNNNNNNNNNNNNNNNNNNNNNNNNNNNNNNNNNNNNNNNNNNNNNNNNNNNNNNNNNNNNNNNNNNNNNNNNNNNNNNNNNNNNNNNNNNNNNNNNNNNNNNNNNNNNNNNNNNNNNNNNNNNNNNNNNNNNNNNNNNNNNNNNNNNNNNNNNNNNNNNNNNNNNNNNNNNNNNNNNNNNNNNNNNNNNNNNNNNNNNNNNNNNNNNNNNNNNNNNNNNNNNNNNNNNNNNNNNNNNNNNNNNNNNNNNNNNNNNNNNNNNNNNNNNNNNNNNNNNNNNNNNNNNNNNNNNNNNNNNNNNNNNNNNNNNNNNNNNNNNNNNNNNNNNNNNNNNNNNNNNNNNNNNNNNNNNNNNNNNNNNNNNNNNNNNNNNNNNNNNNNNNNNNNNNNNNNNNNNNNNNNNNNNNNNNNNNNNNNNNNNNNNNNNNNNNNNNNNNNNNNNNNNNNNNNNNNNNNNNNNNNNNNNNNNNNNNNNNNNNNNNNNNNNNNNNNNNNNNNNNNNNNNNNNNNNNNNNNNNNNNNNNNNNNNNNNNNNNNNNNNNNNNNNNNNNNNNNNNNNNNNNNNNNNNNNNNNNNNNNNNNNNNNNNNNNNNNNNNNNNNNNNNNNNNNNNNNNNNNNtcttctcaacgcggaggagcagcggctctactccgagctcctcccggatgaccgagcttctcaccctatctctaagggagagcccagccaccctacggaggaaactcatttcggccgcttgtacccgcgatcttgttNNNNNNNNNNNNNNNNNNNNNNNNNNNNNNNNNNNNNNNNNNNNNNNNNNNNNNNNNNNNNNNNNNNNNNNNNNNNNNNNNNNNNNNNNNNNNNNNNNNNNNNNNNNNNNNNNNNNNNNNtatatttttatttatatatatatacccctAAGAGGCAAAAAAGACCTTAAAGAGAAACATAtcatttatgataaaaaaaaataatgatgaaaaaaacccacaaggatatagaaaaataccacaaagaggcacaaaaccTAAAAGAGTGACAATGAAAAAGACATTCAAAACACCAGTGACAAAAAGAGTCAAAATTtgcacaaagtctgtgtgtattgctcctgtgtaggagaggtggtagGGGCTTTTGcacatctgtgcccaggggcacAGTGTCTCACGATCCGGCCATGTTTTCAAGTATAATTCTGACTAGATTTCTTTCATAGAGCAAGAACTTACATTTGTGCCATCTCATAGTCATATTCTTTATCATTTTAAGTCCTGCAAATTGATGTTGTTCTTAGTAAAGTCAAATTGGTAAATCtgcttttcagtgtttattcagtgtttgttaCTGATAAGGTTTGCTAACATATGGCTGTAATCCATGACACTctcaaccccccaccccccaaaagaCAATTTAATACATACCTTTTTCTTTGATGCCTCAGATTTTTTGGACACATTTCTTAGTTTTTTGTGCAAGTGATTTAAAACCTGTAGGCAAAGAAATAGAAGgaagctatatatatatatatttatatttgcttGTACAGAAATATCCATCATCATCCAAGGTTGGGTGCTTTCCTTACCTTTGCATAGCAGAAGGAAATCAGCAATAGGGGCAACacataaccaaaaacaaacGTGCAAACGACGTAGACTTTCTTCTGGATTTGATCTGGCCACACTTCCCAGCAATAGGTGTGATTCTCCCCTCTGTGAAAGATGTTCTGGTAATACATGATGGGCGCAGCCATGGCCAGAGAGAGAATCCAAATCACCACCACCCCGATCAAAGCATGCTTCGCCACCCGGATAGAGGAGGACTTTCTGGAGTGCACTATGGCAATGTACCGGTCCACGGACATGGCAGACAGGGTGAAGATGCTCACCAGCATGGACACAGTGAAAAAGTAGTGGATGAATTTGCAAATGAACGCGCCCAGGACCCAAGTCGGCATCATGTAGATAGTGGACTGGAAAGGGATGCAGAAGAGCAGATAGGACAGGTCTGCTATACTCAGGTTGAGGATGAATATGTTGGTGGTGCTCCGCGGTTTCCCCGGTTTGCTGCGGGCCAGCACGGTGATCACCATGGAGTTGCCCAGCACGCCGAGCGTAAAGATGAGCCCGAAAACCAGCAGCGTGATGAAATTATCCGTGCCGATCCCGAATAAAAGTTTCtgg contains:
- the LOC121946062 gene encoding galanin receptor type 1-like; the encoded protein is MNLSESVWLWEEPWNLSRPEEEEDQKLLFGIGTDNFITLLVFGLIFTLGVLGNSMVITVLARSKPGKPRSTTNIFILNLSIADLSYLLFCIPFQSTIYMMPTWVLGAFICKFIHYFFTVSMLVSIFTLSAMSVDRYIAIVHSRKSSSIRVAKHALIGVVVIWILSLAMAAPIMYYQNIFHRGENHTYCWEVWPDQIQKKVYVVCTFVFGYVLPLLLISFCYAKVLNHLHKKLRNVSKKSEASKKKTAQTVLVVVVVFCISWLPHHVVHLWVEFGTFPLNQASFVLRVAAHCLAYSNSSVNPVIYAFLSENFRKAYKQVFKCQIGTSDSPLNDIKDIRSKVDTPPSTNCTNV